One window from the genome of Podospora pseudocomata strain CBS 415.72m chromosome 6, whole genome shotgun sequence encodes:
- the PRD1 gene encoding metalloendopeptidase (EggNog:ENOG503NX1E; MEROPS:MER0003110; COG:O): MAKYANPPQDPPLFTGTKDSIVADSKALCDNTRSLLDKLVAEIKPNDAATFESVLRPQIEDENQSSLSARILGFYQYVSADAALRDASTEAEKIMDEFGIEVSMREDVFKLVDAVYKNSGLAESKEQHKDRLITEELAKSTGLESVESARLLEKEHKSYIKNGLGLPEGEKRDRFKEIKKKLSQISIAFQKNLNEENGGLWFTLEELDGVPQDVLDGLEKGTGENEGKLRLSFKYPDLFPTLKFAKNPETRRKVFIANENKCNDNVELFREAIELRDEAARLLGYPDHATFRIEDKMAKTTKTVLDFLNDLKERLGPGGLKEIEHLKELKKKDHEERGLPYDGNYYLWDHRYYDRLMIEKEYSIDENAIAEYFPITSTIEGMLKIFETLFGLVFNQLTPEDRARISPTGKAEDIAWHEDVIIFSVWDDKSEGEGFVGYLYLDLHPRQGKYGHAANFNLQPGFIQANGSRRYPATALVCNFSKPTKEKPSLLKHDEVVTLFHELGHGIHDLVGRTQYARYHGTSTVRDFVEAPSQMLENWCWTPSQLKSLSKHYKTGESIPDDLIEKLISTKHVNDALFNLRQLHFGLFDMTVHTPKSHEELKKLDISKLYNDLRADISKIKGPEEQGEASNWGNGQATFGHLIGGYDAGYYGYLSSQVYSTDMFYTKFKKDPMNGVEGRRYRHTVLAKGGSRDEMVSLEEFLGRKPSSEAFYKELGLEG; this comes from the exons ATGGCCAAATACGCCAACCCTCCCCAGGACCCCCCCCTGTTCACCGGCACCAAGGACTCCATCGTCGCCGACTCCAAGGCTCTCTGCGACAACACACGCTCCCTGCTCGACAAGCTCGTTGCTGAGATCAAGCCGAACGACGCTGCCACCTTCGAGTCCGTCCTCCGCCCCCAGATCGAAGACGAGAATCAGAGCTCGCTATCGGCCCGCATCCTTGGCTTCTACCAGTATGTCAGCGCCGATGCCGCCCTGCGCGATGCCAGcaccgaggccgagaagatTATGGACGAGTTCGGCATCGAGGTCAGCATGCGCGAGGACGTCTTCAAGCTTGTCGATGCCGTCTACAAGAACAGCGGGCTTGCTGAGAGCAAGGAACAGCACAAGGACCGTCTGATCACCGAAgagctggccaagagcaCCGGTCTGGAGAGCGTTGAGAGCGCCAGACTGTTGGAGAAGGAACACAAGAGCTACATCAAGAATGGCCTCGGTCTTCCCGAGGGTGAGAAGAGGGACCGCttcaaggagatcaagaagaagcttaGCCAAATCAGCATTGCCTTCCAGAAGAACCTCAACGAGGAGAATGGCGGCCTCTGGTTCACCCTAGAGGAGCTCGATGGCGTTCCGCAGGATGTCTTGGACGGCCTGGAGAAGGGCACCGGCGAGAACGAGGGCAAGCTACGTCTCTCCTTCAAGTACCCCGACCTCTTCCCCACCCTCAAATTTGCCAAGAACCCCGAAACTCGCCGCAAGGTGTTCATCGCGAACGAAAACAAGTGCAACGACAATGTTGAGCTGTTCCGTGAGGCTATCGAGCTTCGTGACGAGGCCGCTCGTCTGCTCGGTTACCCTGACCACGCCACCTTCCGCATTGAGGACAAGATGGCCAAGACGACCAAGACTGTTCTTGACTTCTTGAACGATCTCAAGGAGCGTCTCGGCCCCGGTGGTCTCAAGGAAATCGAACACCTcaaggagctgaagaagaaggaccaCGAGGAGCGCGGTCTCCCGTACGATGGCAACTACTATCTCTGGGATCACCGTTACTACGACCGCCTGATGATTGAGAAGGAGTACAGCATTGATGAGAATGCGATTGCTGAGTACTTCCCaatcacctccaccatcgagGGCATGCTCAAGATCTTTGAGACGCTCTTTGGCCTCGTTTTCAACCAGTTGACTCCCGAGGACCGCGCGCGTATCTCGCCTACCGGGAAGGCTGAGGATATCGCGTGGCATGAGGATGTTATCATCTTTAGCGTGTGGGACGACAAGTCGGAGGGTGAAGGGTTCGTCGGGTACCTGTACCTGGATCTCCATCCCCGTCAAGGCAAGTATGGCCACGCCGCCAACTTCAACCTGCAGCCTGGCTTCATCCAGGCCAACGGTTCAAGACGCTACCCCGCCACTGCCTTGGTATGCAACTTCTCCAAGCCCACCAAGGAGAAGCCTTCTCTCCTCAAGCACGACGAGGTTGTCACCCTCTTCCACGAGCTGGGTCACGGTATCCATGACCTTGTCGGCCGCACTCAGTATGCTCGCTACCATGGCACTTCCACGGTTCGAGACTTTGTGGAAGCCCCCAGTCAGATGCTGGAGAACTGGTGCTGGACCCCCAGTCAGCTCAAGAGCCTGAGCAAACACTACAAGACGGGCGAGTCGATTCCCGACGATCTTATCGAGAAGCTCATCTCGACCAAGCACGTCAACGATGCTCTCTTCAACCTGAGACAGCTGCACTTTGGCCTGTTCGACATGACGGTTCACACACCCAAGTCGcacgaggagctcaagaagctggacaTCAGCAAACTGTACAATGACCTCCGGGCGGACATTTCCAAGATCAAGGGGCCCGAGGAGCAGGGTGAGGCCAG CAACTGGGGTAATGGTCAGGCGACGTTTGGGCACTTGATTGGGGGTTATGATGCGGGCTATTATGGTTATCTGAGCTCGCAGGTGTATTCGACTGACATGTTTTATAccaagttcaagaaggacCCGATGAacggggtggaggggaggaggtacAGGCATACGGTGCTGGCGAAGGGGGGATCCAGGGATGAGATGGTTTCGTTGGAGGAGTTTCTTGGGCGGAAGCCGAGTTCGGAGGCTTTTTAcaaggagttggggttggagggttga
- a CDS encoding hypothetical protein (COG:O; EggNog:ENOG503NXQW): MTQLSSLFLTAVLALASGVRAQCGAGSPHATVSGSGNSFRTTRGSTQLYSGSDYRAAIQAGLDGISSGQRVAVLASGSIGAGTITLASGKIFEGCGTINVGNRAGRGAIEIQNVNDVQIPFLTMTGNPYFGLRVSGTRNLKLGKLNFNLSGGLAIRFDRDAAMNYNVEMDTITVTGAGSHAVETWNIDGLKINSVIARDVGESGLLLQNTRNAWVGLVDGNNVATGTGYATFRMANENGKNANGNYNTNVYIDKVISRGGGRGIFCVSRSGGVVIQNVDLSNNGNNAILIENCYNVSIRSGTVNGGGEVRLSARSEFPNNKDIWITLQVNNNSVRESPCGENTNFSISGNARQQIC; encoded by the coding sequence ATGACGCAACTCAGCAGCCTCTTCCTGACCGCCGTGCTCGCCCTTGCCTCGGGTGTCCGGGCCCAGTGTGGTGCAGGCAGCCCCCATGCCACCGTGTCCGGCTCAGGCAATTCTTTCAGGACAACCAGAGGCTCCACTCAACTCTACTCTGGTTCCGACTACAGAGCTGCCATCCAGGCCGGTCTCGATGGAATCTCCAGCGGGCAGCGTGTTGCCGTTCTCGCCTCAGGATCCATCGGCGCcggcaccatcaccctcgcctCGGGCAAGATCTTTGAGGGTTGCGGTACCATCAACGTGGGCAACCGCGCCGGCCGAGGCGCCATTGAGATCCAAAACGTAAACGATGTCCAGATTCCTTTCCTCACCATGACGGGCAACCCTTACTTTGGCCTCCGTGTCTCCGGCACCCGCAACCTCAAGCTCGGCAAgctcaacttcaacctcaGCGGTGGTCTCGCCATCCGTTTCGACCGCGACGCCGCCATGAACTACAACGTCGAGATggacaccatcaccgtcaccggAGCTGGAAGCCATGCTGTCGAGACCTGGAACATTGACGGCCTGAAGATCAACTCTGTCATTGCGCGCGACGTGGGCGAGTCCGGTCTGCTGCTGCAAAACACTAGAAACGCTTGGGTCGGTCTCGTCGATGGCAACAACGTCGCCACCGGCACTGGGTATGCCACCTTCCGTATGGCCAACGAGAACGGCAAGAACGCCAATGGGAACTACAACACCAACGTGTACATCGACAAGGTCATCTCccgcggtggtggtcgcGGTATCTTCTGCGTCTCTCGctctggtggtgtggttATCCAGAACGTCGACTTGTCCAACAACGGGAACAACGCCATTCTCATCGAGAACTGCTACAACGTCTCGATCCGCAGCGGCACCGTCaacggcggtggagaggtcCGCCTGTCTGCCCGCTCAGAGttccccaacaacaaggaCATCTGGATCACCCTGCAGGTGAACAACAACTCTGTTCGTGAGTCGCCATGTGGCGAGAACACAAACTTCTCCATCAGTGGCAACGCCCGACAGCAGATCTGCTAA
- a CDS encoding hypothetical protein (COG:U; EggNog:ENOG503PBV3), with translation MAEITPSAGVSLTEKEKAGIERTGSGHASSMEGDVRANRGAADYDFERQKLAEGEAAFHQLGWKRLTVVLIVTAVALGSLSLPAAFASLGMILGVIISVSMGLLAMYCSYVVGQVKVKYPHIAHYTDAGRMMFGKWGYIIMTFMFVLQLTFTTASHVLTGAIMFGNLTNNGACTVVFAVVSGILLFLLAIPPTFSEMAILGYVDFVSIIGAIGLVCLPQGGLDAARGLHCGHQHCVRIQLLALPVQLHGRDAHSSRLSPRHLLSRHLRDLPLHHHRRPRVRLCWSRCPGPCSPLGWPHHVQGCLWCRPPRHLHLWQHQHRCLRPLHPWQVVQGLGYSLRQHPHGLDHLDWCRCRHHNRRLCRCRGHSLLLAPVGHLRCHLPVWLHILLPGHHVVHVHQGGQVDAMEHHAGCAQRGGFHCGHGHSRARHLLGCQGHHNPLRDRCRWYFFRLRSTLLS, from the exons ATGGCGGAAATCACTCCAAGCGCGGGCGTGAGCCTtaccgagaaggagaaggccggtATCGAGAGAACCGGCTCCGGCCATGCCTCTTCCATGGAGGGTGACGTCCGCGCCAACAGGGGCGCCGCCGACTACGACTTTGAGAGACAGAAGCTGGCAGAGGGTGAGGCCGCTTTCCACCAGCTTGGATGGAAACGCCTGACGGTTGTGCTCATCGTGACTGCCGTCGCGCTGGGCAGTCTCAGTCTTCCGGCCGCCTTTGCATCACTGGGCATGATTCTCGGCGTCATCATTTCTGTCAGCATGGGTCTTTTGGCCATGTACTGCAGTTATGTCGTCGGtcaggtcaaggtcaagtaCCCCCACATCGCCCACTACACCGACGCCGGCAGAATGATGTTTGGCAAGTGGGGGTACATTATCATGACGTTCATGTTCGTCCTGCAgctcaccttcaccaccgcctcccacGTTTTGACGGGAGCTATCATGTTTGGCAACCTGACCAACAATGGCGCCTGCACTGTCGTCTTTGCCGTCGTCTCGGGCATTCTCCTGTTCCTCCTGGCCATCCCGCCCACCTTCTCCGAAATGGCCATTCTCGGATACGTCGATTTCGTCTCCATCATTGGTGCCATCGGT CTGGTCTGCCTACCCCAAGGAGGGCTTGACGCTGCACGAGGGCTTCATTGCGGTCACCAACATTGTGTTCGCATACAGCTACTCGCTTTGCCAGTTCAGCTTCATGGACGAGATGCACACTCCAGCCGACTATCCCCGCGCCATCTTCTCTCTCGGCATCTTCGAGATCTTCCTCTacaccatcaccggcgccCTCGTGTTCGCCTTTGTTGGTCACGATGTCCAGGCCCCTGCTCTCCTCTCGGCTGGCCCCACCATGTCCAAGGTTGCCTTTGGTGTCGCCCTCCCCGTCATCTACATCTCtggcagcatcaacaccgtTGTCTGCGCCCGTTACATCCATGGCAAGTGGTTCAAGGACTCGGTTATTCGCTACGTCAACACCCCCATGGGCTGGATCACCTGGATTGGTGTCGATGCCGCCATCACAATCGTCGCCTTTGTCGTTGCCGAGGCCAttcccttcttctcgcccCTGTTGGCCATCTGCGCTGCCATCTTCCTGTCTGGCTTCACATTCTACTTCCCGGCCATCATGTGGTTCATGTTCATCAAGGAGGGCAAGTGGACGCCATGGAACATCATGCTGGGTGCGCTCAACGTGGTGGCTTTCATTGTGGGCATGGTCATTCTCGGGCTCGGCACCTACTCGGCTGTCAAGGACATCACAATCCGCTACGAGACAGGTGCCGTTGGTACTTCTTTCGGCTGCGCTCCACTCTCCTGAGCTGA
- a CDS encoding hypothetical protein (COG:S; EggNog:ENOG503Q6U2) — MHRQLLPSLSSRLNLARRPVSRSVRVHSPAYTWFPLHTPTTINCHNSAPLTTTSHSHSRTFFKPRLKTAQFATMAATDATLRTFFQSPKYAVVGASANQEKYGYKVFKWYLNHNLPVTPINPSGKPIPVDGEDHPVVTSLKEIEKPEETSVSFITPPAVTLASLKEAKELGFPSVFLQPGTFNNEVLAFAKNNFRAVVAGDGGWGGEGWCVLVDGERGLKAVGKL; from the exons ATGCATCGTCAGCTTCTTCCCTCTTTGTCCTCTCGATTGAACCTCGCTCGCCGTCCAGTTTCACGATCCGTTCGAGTGCATTCTCCAGCTTACACCTGGTTTCCTCTCCACACTCCCACAACTATAAACTGCCATAACTCTGCTCCACTCACAACGACATCACACTCTCACAGCCGCACTTTCTTCAAACCCCGTCTCAAGACAGCTCAATTCGCAACCATGGCTGCCACCGATGCGACACTCAGGACGTTTTTCCAGTCTCCCAAGTATGCCGTCGTGGGAGCTAGTGCCAACCAGGAGAAGTACGGGTACAAAG TCTTCAAATGGtacctcaaccacaaccttcccgtcacccccatcaacccctccggcAAGCCCATTCCCGTCGACGGTGAGGACCACCCCGTTGTCACCTCGCTCAAAGAGATCGAGAAGCCAGAGGAGACCTCGGTTTCGTTCATCACCCCCCCTGCTGTTACCCTTGCCAGTTTGAAAGAGGCAAAGGAGCTCGGCTTCCCGAGTGTGTTTTTGCAGCCAGGCACTTTTAACAATGAGGTGTTGGCTTTTGCGAAGAACAACTTTAGGGCCGTGGTtgcgggggatgggggttggggaggggaggggtggtgtgtgcttgttgatggggagagggggttgaaggCTGTGGGGAAGTTGTGA
- a CDS encoding hypothetical protein (EggNog:ENOG503P0I8; COG:I; COG:Q): MSHITLSLLLSLTELTLSHLFLPPLPITPSYLLPLFLAHYLPLKIYSLFLHPFYFSPLRTLPTPGGNLPLLGQTLTLLRATSPVQTYVDWANRYPRAPFIRFLGLFHSEMVLVASPEAHKEVLMTHCYEFKKPNIMYRFIGDFVGRGLLFAEGGSIRLRGGG, translated from the exons atgtcccacatcaccctctccctcctcctctccctaaCAGAACtaaccctctcccacctcttcctcccccccctccccatcactccttcttacctcctcccccttttcctcgcGCATTACCTCCCCTTGAAAATCtactccctcttcctccacccctttTATTTCTCCCCGTTACgcaccctccccacaccTGGGGGAAACCTCCCCCTGCTAGGccaaaccctcaccctcctccgcgcAACCTCCCCCGTGCAAACATACGTTGATTGGGCCAACCGTTACCCACGTGCCCCGTTTATCCGGTTTTTGGGTCTGTTCCATTCAGAGATGGTACTAGTTGCCAGTCCGGAGGCGCAcaaggaggtgttgatgacGCACTGTTATGAGTTTAAGAAGCCGAATATCATGTACAG GTTTATTGGGGATTTTGTCGgcagggggttgttgtttgctgAGGGGGGGAGCATAAGAttgcgaggaggaggttga
- a CDS encoding hypothetical protein (COG:Q; EggNog:ENOG503P0I8), which translates to MGVLWGMAGGLGGVVEGMVGEEGEGVVDVNELYVKATIDVTGATILGVELGNLRGEEEGGDMDFLTSFRRVFQQPPLSALISFINLFLPIRRFLPIEANLGYLRASAQLRRMTLDIVKNRVKELAQPDYRNPVSNGADLLTMMLEGEMSLSKAGDKMTEDQITNELLTFIAAGHETSANALLWASYVLAVHPDIQTRLRREITSHFEAGKTPTYEQLESVVYLHNFCREILRRYCPALMTFREALKDLTIRGTFIPRGTVLLLLPAVASRTAWVWGEDVDEFKPERWENLAGTEADSPYAFGAFMHGPRICIGKQFAMVEFKVLVVELVTRFEFGMTEELEGLGGREPRTTNPGMGYVPAGGMRVKFRKI; encoded by the exons ATGGGGGTGCTttgggggatggcgggggggttggggggggttgtggaggggatggtaggggaggaaggggagggggtggttgatg TGAATGAGCTTTATGTCAAGGCTACTATTGATGTGACGGGGGCGACGATTTTGGGGGTTGAGTTGGGGAatttgaggggggaggaagaagggggggataTGGA CTTTCTCACCTCCTTCCGCCGCGTCTTCCAGCAGCCCCCGCTTTCCgccctcatctccttcatcaacctcttcctccccatccgccgcTTCCTCCCTATCGAGGCCAACCTAGGCTACCTCCGCGCCTCGGCACAACTCCGCCGGATGACCCTCGACATTGTCAAGAACCGCGTCAAAGAACTGGCTCAACCGGACTATCGCAACCCTGTCAGCAACGGAGCTGACTTGCTCACGATGATGCTAGAGGGGGAGATGTCCCTCAGCAAAGCCGGCGACAAAATGACAGAAGACCAAATCACGAACGAGCTGCTGACCTTCATCGCGGCGGGGCATGAGACCTCGGCTAATGCCCTCCTGTGGGCGAGCTATGTCTTGGCTGTCCACCCTGACATACAGACGCGTCTCCGCAGGGAAATCACATCCCATTTCGAGGCTGGCAAAACCCCGACTTATGAGCAGCTCGAGTCGGTTGTTTATCTCCACAACTTTTGCAGGGAAATCCTCAGGCGGTATTGTCCTGCGTTGATGACGTTTAGGGAGGCACTGAAAGATCTTACCATTCGTGGCACTTTTATCCCAAGGGGCACCgtacttcttctcctcccggCGGTGGCCTCACGGACGGcctgggtttggggggaggatgttgacgAGTTCAAGccggagaggtgggagaatTTGGCAGGGACGGAGGCGGACAGCCCTTATGCTTTTGGGGCGTTTATGCATGGGCCGAGGATATGCATAGGGAAGCAGTTTGCCATGGTTGAGTTCAAGGTTTTGGTTGTGGAGCTGGTGACCAGGTTTGAGTTTGGGATgacggaggagttggaggggcttggggggagggagccgaggacgacgaaCCCGGGGATGGGGTATGTTCCTGctggggggatgagggttAAGTTTAGGAAGATTTGA
- a CDS encoding hypothetical protein (COG:D; EggNog:ENOG503NXWP; MEROPS:MER0023234) produces MSMMDSEDVFFCLENRLASFQATQPASKGRASNANSRGPKQLQWPHKTLSPVAFAKAGFFFEPYPQNPDNVVCFLCDKALDGWEEHDNPLEEHLKHSPTCGWAIMAAIEAGMGNYGKVHPLDPFMVEARKATFAGRWPYETKKGFKCKTKKLVEAGLKYTPSRGAEDMATCAYCQLGLDGWESDDNPWDEHYNRAPECPFFTLISSQPAPKKSGRAKAARPSKASRLSVQSIATIATGASDLTSVGDLTLDQDDSVMTTASTMTQGAKKTTKGRKATTAKGRKTKAKKEEVVEIHEDEPQVEAPPPKPARGRKRSSDTMEEPSMINAEAPAPKKRATRTKKNAAVEPPAATQDVDMVDVIEQPPPPAKKKGRGPITKSRKVLQASVQSEPLDVPDDDEIERQLEADLDRYEEPALEEPVVEEPIIEEPVVEEPAAAEPVVAEPEVEAPWPKTKGRPKKSTTARKTSQAEEESRIHPMFDATPAEPDEAEIDAEYKALLAEVDPEPEEPEEQEIMVPKKGRKAGTRKTSKTKKPKEPVAEPEPVDEIAEAPVPSVGDVQYPPLKMEDAVPEPEAKSEPQPEEVDPDASSGTVVIQPVKRGRGRPSKKSLAERASLEARASLEVRASLDARASVEDVEPAPGPRRSSARIIKAHESVLAKTTTPEPVQVEKKPAKPPTPPPAPVVEAAPVPPTPMRTNKSLPPPPPSSASQHPSTPRTQPSRRAKQATMSPSPSPQSSDAENTRRSLTKTTAVSVVSNRVALAPVVATPSRSSPSKRATLGGLQSATPWQPTDLEMVFSPSNNPNKENGVSRLLRKGKDLTSPEKGMTVEEWIYHNAELAEQMLKMECENMVSAFEREGTRAMRVLEGLIVE; encoded by the exons ATGTCTATGATGGACTCGGAGGACGTGTTCTTCTGCCTTGAGAACCGGCTGGCATCGTTCCAAGCAACACAACCTGCCTCCAAAGGCAGAGCCTCCAATGCAAACTCTCGCGGTCCAAAACAGCTGCAATGGCCACACAAAACCCTCTCCCCTGTCGCG TTTGCAAAAGCCGGATTCTTCTTCGAGCCATACCCGCAAAACCCCGACAATGTTGTGTGCTTTTTGTGCGACAAGGCACTCGACGGGTGGGAAGAGCATGACAATCCTCTGGAGGAACACCTGAAGCACTCGCCAACGTGCGGGTGGGCCATCATGGCAGCCATCGAGGCCGGCATGGGCAACTACGGGAAGGTACACCCTCTCGACCCGTTCATGGTCGAGGCCCGCAAAGCAACGTTTGCCGGCAGGTGGCCCTACGAGACCAAAAAGGGCTTCAAGTGCAAGACTAAAAAG CTTGTCGAGGCCGGCTTGAAGTACACACCATCGCGGGGGGCGGAGGACATGGCCACGTGCGCCTACTGCCAACTCGGCCTCGATGGATGGGAGTCGGACGACAACCCGTGGGACGAACACTACAACCGTGCGCCCGAATGCCCATTCTTCACTCTCATCAGCTCGCAGCCGGCACCAAAGAAGTCGGGGAGAGCCAAGGCAGCTAGACCCTCCAAGGCCTCGCGGCTCTCGGTGCAGTCCATTGCTACCATCGCCACTGGTGCCTCCGACTTGACCTCTGTTGGAGACCTCACCCTCGACCAAGACGACAGTGTTATGACAACTGCGTCCACCATGACCCAAGGTGCCAAGAAGACGACAAAGGGACGCAAGGCGACTACTGCAAAGGGCCGGAAGACCAAAGcaaagaaggaagaggttgtCGAGATACACGAAGACGAACCGCAAGTAGaagcacctccaccaaagccCGCCAGAGGACGTAAGCGTTCTAGCGACACAATGGAGGAACCTTCCATGATCAACGCCGAGgctccagctcccaagaAACGGGCCACACGCACCAAGAAGAACGCTGCCGTAGAGCCGCCCGCAGCGACACAAGACGTTGATATGGTCGATGTCATTgagcagccaccaccccctgccaagaagaagggccgGGGGCCCATCACAAAGTCCCGCAAGGTCTTGCAAGCCTCGGTCCAGTCGGAGCCATTGGATGTGCCAGATGACGATGAGATTGAGCGCCAATTAGAAGCCGATCTCGACCGGTACGAAGAGCCAGCTCTCGAAGAACCAGTTGTCGAAGAACCAATCATCGAAGAGCCGGTTGTCGAAGAGCCAGCTGCTGCAGAGCCGGTTGTCGCAGAACCCGAGGTGGAAGCGCCATGGCCAAAGACAAAAGGAAGGCCCAAGAAATCTACCACTGCACGCAAGACAAGTCaggcggaggaagagagcAGGATACACCCCATGTTCGACGCAACACCTGCGGAACCTGACGAGGCCGAGATCGATGCTGAATACAAGGCTCTCCTCGCCGAGGTTGATCCAGAACCAGAGGAGCCAGAGGAGCAAGAGATCATGGTCCCGAAGAAGGGACGGAAGGCAGGGACTCGGAAAACATcaaagacgaagaagccTAAGGAGCCTGTGGCCGAACCAGAACCTGTGGATGAGATCGCAGAAGCTCCTGTGCCATCAGTCGGTGATGTCCAGTACCCACCCCTTAAGATGGAGGATGCCGTGCCAGAACCTGAGGCCAAGTCAGAGCCTCAACCAGAAGAAGTTGATCCGGATGCCAGCAGCGGTACTGTTGTAATCCAGCCTGTGAAGAGGGGTCGCGGTCGTCCCTCAAAGAAGTCTTTGGCTGAACGGGCATCTCTCGAGGCACGGGCGTCTCTGGAGGTCCGGGCATCACTCGACGCACGAGCGTCCGTTGAGGACGTCGAACCGGCACCAGGCCCACGACGATCATCTGCCAGAATAATCAAAGCTCACGAGTCTGTTTTagcgaagacgacgacgccgGAACCGGTCCaggttgagaagaagcctgccaaacctccaacaccaccacccgccccaGTTGTCGAAGCTGCACCTGTCCCACCGACCCCGATGAGAACCAACAAGTCTcttccgccacctcctccttcatctgcCAGCCAGCACCCATCAACGCCGAGAACACAACCCAGCCGACGGGCGAAACAAGCAACCATGTCCCCTTCGCCGTCGCCGCAGTCCTCGGATGCAGAAAACACACGGCGATCGCTGACCAAGACAACAGCTGTTAGCGTCGTCTCCAACAGAGTTGCGCTAGCACCAGTTGTTGCCACCCCGAGTCGGAGTTCCCCGTCAAAACGAGCTACGCTGGGTGGACTTCAGAGTGCCACGCCCTGGCAGCCGACAGATCTCGAGATGGTGTTTTCACCATCGAACAATCCAAACAAGGAGAATGGTGTCTCCAGGTTGCTGAGGAAGGGCAAGGACTTGACCAGCCCTGAGAAGGGCAtgacggtggaggagtggATTTACCACAATGCTGAGCTGGCAGAGCAGATGCTCAAGATGGAGTGTGAGAATATGGTCTCGGCctttgagagggagggtaCGAGAGCgatgagggtgttggaggggctGATTGTTGAGTAG
- the cdc4 gene encoding myosin II light chain (COG:T; EggNog:ENOG503P1SU; BUSCO:EOG09265591) produces MASTNYKEAFSLFDKRGNGRVTLDSLGDLLRACGQNPTLAEIQELEKNVGGDFDFETFQRILNRPGGFRDPGEPDEYCRGFQVFDKDMTGFIGVGQLKYILTNLGEKMTEEEVDELLKAVDTSNGQVNYTELVRTILAN; encoded by the exons ATG GCTTCCACCAACTACAAGGAGGCTTTCTCTCTGTTCGACAAGCGCGGCAACGGCCGTGTCACCCTCGATAGCTTGGGTGATCTCCTGCGCGCCTGCGGCCAGAACCCAACCCTTGCCGAGATccaggagctcgagaagaacGTTGGCGGTGATT TCGACTTTGAGACCTTCCAGCGCATTCTGAACCGACCGGGCGGCTTCCGTGACCCTGGTGAGCCCGACGAGTACTGCCGCGGCTTCCAAGTATTCGACAAAGACATGACGGGCTTTATCGGCGTGGGCCAGCTCAAGTACATCCTGACGAACCTGGGCGAGAAGatgaccgaggaggaggtggacgagCTGCTCAAGGCGGTGGACACCAGCAACGGGCAGGTCAACTACACGGAGCTCGTCCGCACCATTCTCGCCAACtag